One window from the genome of Salvia splendens isolate huo1 chromosome 9, SspV2, whole genome shotgun sequence encodes:
- the LOC121746828 gene encoding RING-H2 finger protein ATL47-like: MGRISPIILLVIVILAIGFFLLGLLQLVIRCVMKSPSFSSISQSSRLPDAASHTFQRQLHQLFRLHDSGLDQSLIDALPLFYYKDIIGLKEPFDCAVCLSEFSFLDKLKVLPNCSHAFHIHCIETWLLSNSTCPICRSLIGFGNSADSPLFSTCDLDHQWSSLSCPDGPSGSSPANSRPETSNAGAARTLSIRLGKFRSTNEGVGSEIQMQNEVTSSNIDARRCYSMGAFQYVVGDTNLQVALPRCSGVATRAKARFGSEEADEKKIGVRSRGDSFSVSKIWLWSKKGKFNPTSQANENIVVSDLV, from the coding sequence ATGGGTAGAATTAGCCCAATAATTCTCCTAGTGATAGTGATTCTTGCAATTGGCTTCTTCCTACTTGGATTACTACAGCTTGTGATTAGGTGTGTGATGAAAAGTCCATCATTTTCCTCAATCTCACAATCCAGCAGGCTCCCTGATGCTGCTTCCCACACATTCCAGAGGCAGTTGCATCAGCTTTTCCGGCTGCATGACTCGGGCCTCGACCAGTCGTTGATCGATGCTCTGCCTCTTTTTTACTACAAGGACATCATAGGATTGAAGGAGCCATTTGATTGTGCTGTCTGTCTCTCTGAGTTCTCATTTCTTGACAAGCTCAAGGTCCTGCCTAATTGCAGCCATGCCTTCCACATCCACTGCATTGAAACATGGCTGCTGTCGAATTCGACTTGCCCCATATGTCGAAGCCTAATCGGATTTGGGAATTCTGCTGATAGCCCCTTGTTCAGCACTTGTGATTTGGATCACCAATGGAGCAGCTTGTCTTGCCCTGATGGGCCTAGTGGCTCGTCTCCGGCAAATTCTAGGCCCGAGACGAGCAATGCTGGCGCGGCCAGGACACTCTCCATTCGTCTTGGGAAGTTTAGGAGCACTAATGAAGGAGTAGGTAGTGAAATCCAGATGCAAAATGAAGTCACTAGCAGCAACATTGATGCTAGGAGATGTTATTCTATGGGTGCTTTTCAATATGTTGTTGGTGACACCAACCTTCAAGTGGCGCTGCCTCGTTGCAGTGGCGTTGCAACGAGGGCTAAAGCGCGATTTGGCAGCGAGGAAGCGGATGAGAAGAAGATTGGTGTTAGGAGTAGAGGTGATAGCTTCTCTGTATCCAAGATTTGGCTATGGTCCAAGAAAGGCAAGTTCAATCCTACATCACAAGCAAAtgaaaatatagtagtaagtgaTTTAGTATGA
- the LOC121748512 gene encoding protease Do-like 9: MCSETKHKRKRGGGRTKTRSPELDNTNINNNTASPPSPSAAEDDAVFSANNVELANTNAPSVSDRRVRRRGRPRKVPEPDPSAPAANAKTLVLPVANGAVSNSLIKAENFVARAVPEMDAVVKVFCVHTEPNFSLPWQRKRQYSSSSSGFVIKGRRVLTNAHSVEHYTQVKLKKRGSDTKYVATVLAIGTECDIALLTVEDDEFWEGVSPVEFGDLPALQDAVTVVGYPIGGDTISVTSGVVSRIEILSYVHGSTELLGLQIDAAINSGNSGGPAFNDKGTCVGIAFQSLKHEDAENIGYVIPTPVIMHFIQDYEKNGTYTGFPILGVEWQKIENPDLRLSMGMKPDQKGVRIRRIDPTTPEYSVLKPSDVILSFDGVHIANDGTVPFRHGERIGFSYLVSQKYTGDTAAIKVLRNSETLKFKVKLGKHRRLVPAHNKGRPPSYYIVAGFVFSTVSVPYLRSEYGKDYEYEAPVKLLDKLLHELPQSEDEQIVVVSQVLVADINIGYEDIVNTQIHAFNGQPVKNLKSLASMVESCNDEYLKFDLEYQQIVVLQTKTAKAATLDILATHCIPSAMSDDLKA, encoded by the exons ATGTGCAGCGAAACCAAGCACAAGCGCAAGCGCGGCGGCGGCCGCACCAAAACCCGATCGCCGGAGCTCGATAACACCAACATCAACAACAACACAGCTTCCCCGCCCTCCCCCAGCGCCGCAGAGGACGACGCGGTCTTCTCCGCCAACAACGTGGAGCTCGCCAACACGAATGCTCCCTCAGTCTCCGACCGCCGCGTCCGCCGTCGCGGCCGGCCGCGCAAAGTCCCCGAGCCCGATCCATCCGCGCCAGCTGCCAATGCCAAAACCCTAGTTTTGCCCGTTGCCAATGGCGCAGTGTCTAATTCGTTGATCAAGGCGGAGAATTTTGTGGCTAGGGCTGTCCCGGAGATGGACGCGGTGGTTAAGGTGTTTTGTGTTCACACTGAGCCGAACTTCTCGCTGCCGTGGCAGAGAAAGCGGCAGTATAGTTCGAGCAGCAGTGGGTTTGTTATAAAGGGAAGGAGGGTTTTGACTAATGCGCATTCGGTGGAGCATTATACACAGGTTAAGTTGAAGAAGAGGGGTTCGGATACGAAATACGTAGCTACTGTGCTTGCAATTGGGACAGAATGCGATATTG CTTTGCTAACAGTAGAAGATGATGAGTTCTGGGAAGGGGTTTCTCCGGTGGAATTTGGGGATCTGCCTGCACTTCAAGATGCAGTTACCGTTGTTGGTTATCCAATTGGGGGCGATACAATCTCTGTAACAAGTGGTGTTGTTTCACGaatagaaattctttcataCGTTCACGGATCAACCGAACTTCTGGGGTTGCAG ATTGATGCTGCTATCAATTCTGGAAATTCTGGTGGACCTGCTTTTAATGATAAGGGAACTTGTGTTGGTATTGCATTCCAATCACTCAAGCATGAGGATGCCGAAAATATTGGTTATGTCATACCAACACCAGTCATTATGCACTTCATCCAAGATTATGAGAAGAATGGAACATATACTG GGTTCCCAATTCTTGGGGTTGAGTGGCAAAAGATTGAAAATCCAGACTTACGTTTGTCCATGGGGATGAAACCTGATCAGAAGGGTGTACGCATAAGAAGAATTGATCCCACTACGCCTGAGTATTCTGTTTTGAAACCGTCGGATGTTATACTTAGCTTTGATGGGGTCCATATTGCTAATGATGGAACAG TTCCTTTTAGGCATGGTGAGCGCATAGGCTTTAGCTACCTGGTCTCACAAAAGTATACTGGGGATACTGCTGCAATTAAAGTTCTCCGAAATTCTGAAACTCTGAAGTTCAAAGTCAAACTTGGCAAGCACAGAAGGCTCGTTCCGGCTCACAATAAGGGACGGCCTCCTTCATATTATATTGTTGCTGGATTTGTTTTTTCTACTGTTTCCGTTCCATACCTACGTTCTGAG TATGGAAAAGATTATGAGTATGAAGCTCCAGTCAAGTTGTTGGACAAACTGTTGCATGAATTGCCACAGTCAGAGGATGAACAAATCGTTGTTGTTTCTCAG GTGCTTGTGGCTGACATCAATATTGGCTACGAGGATATCGTCAACACCCAG ATCCACGCCTTCAATGGTCAGCCTGTAAAGAACCTGAAGAGTTTGGCTAGCATGGTCGAGAGCTGCAATGACGAATATTTGAAATTTGATCTGGAATATCAACAG ATTGTGGTCCTCCAGACAAAGACGGCTAAAGCCGCAACCCTGGACATTCTTGCGACCCACTGTATACCATCAGCCATGTCGGACGATCTCAAAGCATGA
- the LOC121747193 gene encoding abasic site processing protein YoqW-like, which yields MCGRGRCTLRADGIAQACHFNSRPIRHVDMDRYRPSYNVAPGFNVPVVRLDDGGGDGVVSHCMKWGLVPSFTKKTDKIDHFKMFNARCESIRQKASFRRLLPKNRCLVSFEGFYEWKKDGSKKQPYYVHFKDSRPMVFAALFDSWKNSEGETLYTFTIITTSSSSSLEWLHDRMPVILGSKESTDWWLNDSSLSSLDKILKPYEETDLAWYPVTPAVGKISFDGPECIKEVKLEETKTISQFFSKKQASKSEDPTPEKTPIKEELQECIAPKIEKEEPQNQSKVESAAMKDEASVIEEPKQEIVKEEPCSQEESVTKTGESDTKDADHAKPSAKETDRLRLLHMSPIKKRRIGANDKQGQGAGDKQPTLFSYFGKN from the exons ATGTGTGGAAGAGGAAGGTGTACTCTTCGAGCGGATGGCATTGCTCAGGCCTGCCATTTCAACTCTCGCCCCATCCGCCATGTCGACATGGATCG GTATCGGCCGTCGTACAACGTCGCGCCGGGGTTCAACGTGCCGGTGGTTCGACTAGACGatggcggtggcgacggcgtCGTTTCGCACTGCATGAAGTGGGGACTAGTTCCTAGTTTTACTAAGAAAACTGATAAAATCGATCACTTTAAGATG TTCAATGCGAGGTGTGAATCGATAAGACAGAAGGCTTCTTTTCGCCGACTTCTTCCAAAGAACAGGTGTTTGGTATCTTTTGAAGG ATTTTATGAATGGAAGAAGGATGGATCTAAAAAGCAACCTTACTACGTCCACTTTAAGGACAGTCGTCCAATGGTTTTTGCTGCTCTATTCGATTCTTGGAAAAATTCAGAAG GAGAAACGCTTTACACCTTCACTATTATCACTACTTCATCCTCGTCATCTCTGGAATGGCTTCATG ATAGGATGCCTGTAATCTTGGGCAGCAAAGAATCAACTGATTGGTGGCTGAATGATTCTTCTTTGTCCAGTCTTGACAAAATACTCAAACCATATGAAGAAACAGATTTG GCCTGGTATCCTGTTACACCTGCAGTTGGTAAAATTTCTTTTGATGGACCTGAGTGCATTAAGGAG GTAAAACTGGAGGAGACCAAGACAATCTCTCAGTTTTTCTCAAAGAAACAAGCAAGCAAATCAGAGGATCCAACACCTGAAAAAACACCGATCAAAGAAGAGCTCCAGGAATGTATTGCACCAAAAATTGAGAAAGAGGAACCTCAAAATCAGTCTAAAGTTGAAAGTGCTGCAATGAAGGATGAAGCTAGTGTGATAGAAGAACCAAAACAAGAAATTGTGAAAGAGGAACCTTGTAGCCAAGAAGAATCTGTTACAAAAACAGGCGAGAGTGATACCAAAGATGCAGATCATGCAAAGCCATCTGCGAAAGAAACTGATAGGCTAAGGCTACTGCACATGAGTCCaatcaagaaaagaagaattGGGGCCAATGATAAACAAGGACAAGGTGCGGGTGATAAGCAACCAACTCTCTTTTCCTACTTTGGTAAGAACTAA